TCATACATTGTTGTTTCCAACAACAATTTATTACCTGCTGGTCATTCCATGGTAGGAGAAAGCTAAGCGTTTTGTAGCAAAGTGGTTTTGTACTGAATGGAAGGCCTCAAGTGATGAAGTGGCATGTGCTCCAGACATCTGCTTGATATCCTTTAACAGCGAGCCCTTGGTCAGTACCTCTGTCAGTTTCTCATAAGGTTGTGAACCTGAACAACAGCCAGAAATAAATGGTGAATAGTAACTGTATGTATCACTACTGACACATTTCTTGTAAAAGATATTTAGAATAAGCATTGCCATAGGCCCGGGctgagccattttttttttctttctctgccATGCAGTCTACCATGAAGACACTGTGAAAACAAGGGACTTTGATGTCCCGAATGCTTGTTCATGATGTGATTGGTAATTGAGAGCCACTTTGCTGCCTTTAAATCTCCATCATCATCACCAGTTGATGCAGCACACCAGAACATGTGGTTGACCACGCTCTTTTTCCATTTTGCTACCACAGCACAGTCTTTCTTTTTTGCAAGGCTGTCAATCTTTTTACCAAtaccttaaaaaaaattgagtcTGGTTAACAATCGGTATTAATGCACTCTTGTGTTAATAGGTTGCCATAATTTTCAATCAAGCTAAATCATTGCAGGCAATCGCTACATAATTTTAATTATAACCAGAGTTACAAAGGTTAGCATTGATTATACAAACTAGCCTTTGCCAATATGCCAACCATCCAATCTGTGCTTAATGGCAGGCCATCTCTCCCTCATGTGCTTTCTAATCTGGACATGTCTGTCTGTTATCAAGGTGTCAAGAGAGAGGCCTTCCTCAGTTAAGAATTGAAGTGATCTTTGCAGGCCTTCTTTTTCCATTGCATTGGAGTTCTTTACTTCATTACTCTGTAGAATAACATAAAGTGAACAGTAGAGTAAAGGTATGTCTGACACTACATTAAGTTATTTATGCCCAGTCATATGTTAATTTCATTTCCAATGTAGAAATGTAGATACCAACCTGGACCAGCTGAGAATCTAGAATTTTGTTTTGCTCTAAATCCATGAGAGAATAACTGCCGTACTTAGCGGAATGTCCTGGGCTATCACAGCGACCATCCCCTCCCAAGCTCAGCTCCTTCCCCTCATTTTTGATGCTATCCAGTAATGAGGACTGTTGTTCTCTGTACGTTTTCTCCACTGCTGCAtgtaaatactttttttgaTGCTTCATGAATGTGGAGTACCCAATGGTGACTACATTCATGTGGCCCATTATTTTAAGCACCTTAGCTGGACTCCCACCACCAAATAGAATTCCTGATGACATCATAATATTGCCAAGAGGGGTATCCCCAATGGTTGGCTGAGAATCCCAACTTCTGGTGAATGAGCACGCGAGACATTTTTGCATGACTGTTATTTTGGTACCAATCCTGGAGTTCACTCGCCTGTCACACTCAGTCCGACACACAGGGCAAaactcaaataaactcaacagTGACGATTCTGCCACAAGAAACAACTTCTGTTTGTAAGCAGGTGTATTGCCAGGCGGTTGTCTGTAAATATAAGATTTCAAGTGTTTGTTCCAGTGAGATCTGTTCACCAGATAAATGCAGCGTTTGCACTCATTGGATTGCGTCTGATTCATTACATCAATTTAAACACTTTTTCTAGCATAATTTTTTAACACACGGCATTAACGTAAAACGGGGTGTATCGATGTAAGTTGTATAATGTAACGATAAGAAATCTAAATTTAGGATGTTAGGCAGTTCAGTGTACCTGATGAATTTTAACCTTGTGtaaacaataattaaaaaagATAAGGAAAGAAAGAATGAATGCATATGACAGGTAATGATCAATTGCTTGTGTGAAACTCACTCGTACAAACAATCGTCGAAATCGGCAAAATCTCCATCTTCAGCCATCTCATCCTCAGGCTCGGGAACATATAAAGAGTCGTCGTCTGCGTCCATCTCCTCTTCCGAATCTGATGGTTCATCGTCACTTGCGCAAGGTGTTGATGTAAGAAACATCTCTTTTAGAAGAGTGCATTGCGTGCCTTGACTCTTAGTGGGCACAGCTGGAAAATGATAACCAAAACGTTTGTAAACAAAGGGTTTTTTTGTGGAGGACCATATTTATTGCGAATACACAACACGGCTTTAAAAACTTGCCTTTTGCAGTACTTTTAGTACGAAATTGCACAGAAACATTTTTACTGTTAGACTGTGTTTGTGTGGCTGCCTCCTGTGCCGAAGGTAGCAATTCAGCTCCACGCGCTCTTTCATGCCCCTAGACACTGCCTTCATAGGATACCGCAGAATTCAGTGTTTCGTGTTCAGCGACGATCTTCCAAAAAAAACGAGGTAATTAAGTTTACATTAGTTCTTTGTGGGTTACATttacaaaacaatgcaagttttAAATAATCTGCAATACGTACCCTGGCGGCTTCTCTTTTTCTATATGCTCCCCTGGGCTGCTTCGGAAACTGCTGCGCACGAGACCCGTACGCCGGGGAAGAGGACCCTTCTGTGCGATCTGTGCTATGTTCCCgtctttgccttttttgtgGCGGACAGTTGTGAAATATGGTCGGAACAGCGTCgggttttaaaatttttttcatctttaacCCTAACGACTGAGCAATCACTGTGTTTCAAATGAATCGTCGGAAAAGTGACTACTGCAAAGTTTGCTCGAGGCCATCTGGTTAAAATTCGCTCACGTGTTTCTCACTGCATTCGTCCATTGACGAGCAAGTTGAGCATTTGTGGGCCAGCCATGGAGACTCACTCCGTCTTTTGCTGTGTTTGAACACCCACCAGCTACACAGCGATGTGGCATTGTATAGATAGAAGgttttttaaaagcaaaaaaattttcGTGATCTTGGTATCTCCACAAGCGGTCTCAAAACATTTAAAGCCGGAGCGAGCTACAAGTTCTCATATCTACGTCATTTCCGGTTTCGAGCAAAAGCGCCAATTTCGAATAGCACGCTACGAAACTTTTCTCTCTCGActaaaagtaaagaaaaattgacacatttttttggtaaaaatgttttattcagACTATGAGGTATCTTTTTTTGGAAAGTCGTTTTGAGGTGTAGAGTATCCCTTTAAAAGGACATCTGTTAAAGTTTCATCAGGCTTAACTTGTATGTATTTAAACTCAGCAACACCAGGGGTGGTTTCCTCTGGATCAGTAATAATGCCATCTGGGCTTGCTCCTAAAAACCCATGGGTTTTGCTTACAAAAAGACCACATTTTGTGATAGTGACTCCCTTCTTCCCCTCCACAGTATCCATTTTGTTAATAAAAGCTTCTGCAATGTTATCTTCGTTTTGTAGCCCTTGCAGCATTGCAGTGGACTGGGGGGTATTGTTCACCAATAATTCCTTGATTGTTTTGGATGGGGAAGTTGTTGGTTTAAGGCTTGCCACTCGTTTACATTTAGATGCTGTTATTCTACCTTTCCGGTACAAAAACCAGTCAGATTGTTGACTTTGaagtcttgttttcttttcaataaagTCAATCTCACTTTCATTGAAGTTCAGTTTTCTCTTTATTCCCTGTCCCTTTTGCATAATTTCATCAACACTTGGGGGGTGAGTTTTGAAAGGCGATATACAGTCTAAAGTAAATGGCTGTTCTTGGATAAATGGGTTACCATGAATACCTGTCAAAGGAACACCATTTGTGCTAGTTTGTTCTGTAATTTCGTCAGTGGCTTCGGTTGCTTCATTCAATCCATGGTCAGGTAATATATGAAGACCTACTGCTGAAGGAACTGTATTAATAAGCAGTGCTCTGAACTGTGGAACTAGATTCTCATTGTTTACAGCTTTTTTGGGGCGTGGATCATAATTCCTGGTTGAAGGCTTCActgcctttttctttttcttgccaATTTCAGGTTTGGTAAAGGTCATGTCTTCTAAATTAGTGGCTTCATTGTGtgtcctctttcttcttttccatGCACATTTCTCGCCAGTGCAAGTGACCACTGTATTTTGTCGAAGAGTGTCTTCAAGTTCGATGAGTGCCGCCCCGATGTGACGGCAAGCCCCATCAGAGCTGTGAAATGATAGGGAGTGTTAATTTTTATCAATGAATTGAAAATCTCGTTACTTTGTTACGTAATTTTTGTATAATCCCGAAGAAAACTGGTAGTACTTACCCGCCAATGCAAGGGCAGTGTGCAGAGAGAACAACACCATCCTTATGTATGATTATCCAACCATCGTATGTCGGCTTGTTTCCTAATGGTGTTTTCTCTCGTTCGGTAGGTTTAACAGAGAATTTCATTATGTGGTGTtcaaaataaatgttcttgttcCTTTCAAGATTGTACACATGGCCATCCCAGTGTAAGCGGTATCCTTCAAGAGACTTGTACGCCTTGAGGGATTCTTGGTCATATCCTTTCTTGTTTATTAAATAGCAATACAAATCTCCCCAGGAAAAGTTAGGGGCATCTGAAAAATCGTTACTCCAGTCGGAATGGAGATTTAAAGGATTCGGGATCGTACCATCGTTTGTCGCCAACTTTGCGTTTACAACTTCGCTGGGCGACTCATGGTCAAATGTCAGTTCTAAACCGATTTCGTTAGCTTTTTCCGTCAGCTCAACCAgttcgtctttttttttgtagcaGACAGATATCCCTCGAGCCTGCAGGAAATTTTTAAGTTCTGGAACCTTCCAATTTCGGacctgtttttccttttccgcTAAACCGGCCATAACTTTCCATATAAATTTCCTGTATTTCGCGGCAactttccccgcattagcctcacATTCATGCTCTAAGACCTACTCATCCCAGGGCCGTCGGGGAATACGAATATTGTCTATTggaattttttatcaaaagcaCTGGAATCTTTTGGCTTTGGAGAGTCTTTCAGAGCATGGATTAAAACGTTCTACAACAATATATCGAGTTCTGTAACAAACAATGGTTTTTCAACCCCTTCTTTTAACCTCAAAAGAGGTGTCCGCCAAGGTGACCCACTTTCGCCATCTCTTTTTATCATAGTGCTTGAACAGCTTGCTATCTCCGTGCGAAATGTCAATCAAATAAGAGGTATTAAGATAGATGGGAAT
This window of the Acropora muricata isolate sample 2 chromosome 14, ASM3666990v1, whole genome shotgun sequence genome carries:
- the LOC136897708 gene encoding uncharacterized protein, whose amino-acid sequence is MAGLAEKEKQVRNWKVPELKNFLQARGISVCYKKKDELVELTEKANEIGLELTFDHESPSEVVNAKLATNDGTIPNPLNLHSDWSNDFSDAPNFSWGDLYCYLINKKGYDQESLKAYKSLEGYRLHWDGHVYNLERNKNIYFEHHIMKFSVKPTEREKTPLGNKPTYDGWIIIHKDGVVLSAHCPCIGGSDGACRHIGAALIELEDTLRQNTVVTCTGEKCAWKRRKRTHNEATNLEDMTFTKPEIGKKKKKAVKPSTRNYDPRPKKAVNNENLVPQFRALLINTVPSAVGLHILPDHGLNEATEATDEITEQTSTNGVPLTGIHGNPFIQEQPFTLDCISPFKTHPPSVDEIMQKGQGIKRKLNFNESEIDFIEKKTRLQSQQSDWFLYRKGRITASKCKRVASLKPTTSPSKTIKELLVNNTPQSTAMLQGLQNEDNIAEAFINKMDTVEGKKGVTITKCGLFVSKTHGFLGASPDGIITDPEETTPGVAEFKYIQVKPDETLTDVLLKGYSTPQNDFPKKDTS